Proteins encoded together in one Lathamus discolor isolate bLatDis1 chromosome 3, bLatDis1.hap1, whole genome shotgun sequence window:
- the BMPR1A gene encoding bone morphogenetic protein receptor type-1A: protein MTQLRVYERLLGAYLLIILCVQGQNLDSMLHGTGMKTNPDQKKQANGVTLAPEDTLPFLKCYCSGHCPDDAINNTCITNGHCFAIIEEDEHGEPTLASGCMKYEGSDFQCKDSPKAQLRRTIECCRTDFCNQDLQPTLPPLDSTDGLFDGSIRWMAVLISMAVCIIVMIILFSCFCYKHYCKSMAKRHCYNRDLEQDEAFIPAGESLKDLIDQSQSSGSGSGLPLLVQRTIAKQIQMVRQVGKGRYGEVWMGKWRGEKVAVKVFFTTEEASWFRETEIYQTVLMRHENILGFIAADIKGTGSWTQLYLITDYHENGSLYDFLKCTTLDNRALLRLAYSAACGLCHLHTEIYGTQGKPAIAHRDLKSKNILIKKNGTCCIADLGLAVKFNSDTNEVDVPLNTRVGTKRYMAPEVLDESLNKNHFQPYIMADIYSFGLIIWEMARRCVTGGIVEEYQLPYYDMVPNDPSYEDMREVVCVKRLRPVVSNRWNSDECLRAILKLMSECWAHNPASRLTALRIKKTLAKMVESQDVKI, encoded by the exons GTCAAAATCTTGACAGCATGCTTCATGGCACAGGAATGAAGACAAATCCTGACCAAAAGAAACAAGCGAATGGAGTAACACTTGCTCCAGAGGACACCTTACCTTTTCTTAAGTGCTACTGCTCAGGACATTGTCCAGATGATGCTATTAATAACACGTGCAT AACTAATGGCCACTGCTTTGCTATCATTGAGGAAGATGAACATGGAGAACCCACACTTGCTTCTGGCTGCATGAAGTATGAAGGTTCAGACTTCCAGTGCAAG GACTCACCTAAAGCACAGTTACGTCGAACAATCGAGTGCTGTCGGACTGATTTCTGCAATCAGGATTTACAACCAACGTTACCACCACTTGACAGTACAG atgGGCTCTTTGATGGCAGCATTCGTTGGATGGCAGTGTTGATTTCTATGGCAGTCTGCATAATTGTCATGATCATCTTATTTAGCTGCTTTTGTTACAA GCATTACTGTAAGTCGATGGCAAAGAGGCACTGTTATAATCGTGACCTGGAGCAAGATGAAGCATTTATTCCAGCTGGGGAGTCATTAAAAGACCTTATTGACCAGTCACAGAGTTCTGGGAGTGGATCAGGACTACCGTTATTG GTTCAGCGCACTATTGCCAAACAAATTCAGATGGTGAGGCAAGTTGGAAAAGGACGATACGGTGAAGTGTGGATGGGCAAATGGAGGGGTGAAAAAGTTGCAGTGAAAGTGTTCTTCACCACAGAAGAAGCTAGTTGGTTCCGAGAAACAGAGATTTACCAAACTGTTTTAATGCGTCATGAAAACATCCTTG GTTTCATAGCTGCAGATATTAAAGGCACTGGCTCCTGGACACAGCTGTACTTGATTACAGATTATCATGAAAATGGATCATTGTATGATTTTCTGAAATGCACTACGCTAGACAACAGGGCTCTCCTCAGACTGGCTTATTCTGCTGCATGTGGTCTGTGCCATCTACACACAGAAATTTATGGGACCCAAGGCAAGCCTGCTATTGCCCACAGGGACCTGAAGAGTAAAAACATCTtgataaagaaaaatggaaCCTGCTGCATTGCAGACTTGGGTCTTGCAGTCAAGTTTAACAG TGACACAAATGAAGTTGATGTTCCCTTGAATACTAGAGTGGGAACAAAACGTTACATGGCTCCAGAGGTCCTAGATGAAAGCTTGAATAAAAACCATTTCCAACCATACATCATGGCTGACATTTACAGTTTCGGGCTGATCATTTGGGAAATGGCTCGGCGCTGTGTCACAGGAG GTATTGTTGAAGAGTATCAGTTGCCATATTATGACATGGTGCCAAATGATCCATCCTATGAGGACATGAGAGAAGTGGTGTGTGTCAAACGCCTACGCCCAGTAGTATCGAATAGATGGAATAGTGATGAA tgtttaAGAGCAATATTGAAATTAATGTCTGAATGCTGGGCTCATAATCCTGCTTCGAGGCTCACTGCCTTGAGGATCAAGAAGACACTTGCCAAGATGGTGGAATCACAAGATGTAAAGATTTGA